Below is a window of Papaver somniferum cultivar HN1 unplaced genomic scaffold, ASM357369v1 unplaced-scaffold_342, whole genome shotgun sequence DNA.
aaaaaaaaaaaaaaaaatcatatcaaaatcacattcaatagacataaatTGACATTGACCATTTCAATCGTTTTTGGAGATGAATCCTTCAAATTATACTGATCTTGAATCTCATCAATTCTTTCCTTCCATTTACAGTAAACCTTCAAGAAAAATGATGTTGACATCGATCTAGGTTTTTCAAACTGTCTCGAATTGAATAAAATTAATCCATATTTTCATATTACGTTTGTAGCTGAATTCGATAAAATACCTATGATTTGTTGTTGCGGTGGTGGAATTTGGATAACATTGGAGTGGTGGCGGCAGAGATGGTAAAATACGTATGATGTGGATTGTGGAAATGGAGATAGTGATGGCGGCGATGGGGATAGTGGTGGTAGTGATGGCGGAAATGATGGAACTGTTTGAATTTAGAAAATATTTGACAACAACTTATTGAATTATCCATCCCCTACTAGTAGAAGTAACGAAGCATGGTATAAGAACCTTCCAATTTCAAATACAAGATACAGGCTATGTATTTGAACCTAGATTTGCATCATGGCTTTCTTCTCCGAGTCTATATTCCGAAAAGTGCTGCAATTGGCAAACTTTAAGGTTCTCAAGTCATACTCTATATCCAACTGATATTCCATTCCTCTCACTACGATAATCAAATTCTCCGGCAGTGATGTATGAGGCTTAACCTCTATGCAAAGCATGGCATAAGCTAATCTCTCTAGATTGTTTGTTTTACGATCAGCATACAAGGGAATTCCTAGCCCACTCCCAATCTTGCTGAGAAAACAAGTATTCCACAGGAAGAGCGGTAAGTTATAAATCTTCACCCAGATGGGAAGAGATGTCATTTCAGTTCTGTCAAAATTCAACTTATAGTCCCATTCTCTCAGAATAAGTTGTCTCTGCTGGATTTGCCAGAGATCAGCTGATTCTAGGACTCTGATCTTATCTTCAGCACAaccaaatttaaataaataaaatccgtTACCAATAGAGAACGTGGAAAATTTTCCTTTCACCTCCCATAGTTCTTCAGCCATCTTTATGTCTGTGTCGGAGTAGTCTTCTTCGCCCATAAAAAAGCCTACTAGAGAATTCTTCCATTCGTCACATCCAGCTTGGAACTCTTCATCTGAACACTCAATATAAAGCTTTCCTTCCTCAAAAGAGGGTTCAACAAATTCAAGCTTAGTTTTGTGCTCCCTTATGGGTGCCTGGTCATCAACTGGAAAAGTTGGTGCATCGTTTAATCTAGAGGGCTCATATGCCGCAACAATCGCCTGGCTCAGTGACACATCAATCTGCGTTTCTTTATTAAGCAAAACACTGCCATCTGAAGCCAATTCCTGGTGAAATTCCAAGTCATTCCTGTATTGCTCCTCCACTGATAGCACATGGGAGGAGTGCAGAATAGCCACCCCATCATTAGTGTCTAATGCACCAATTGTGGAATTACTATTCTCGTTGTGGATCGAAGTACTGCTTAAGTTGCAGATTGATATGTCAGCAATGGACTCTGTTGTATGGTTGAATCTTCTTGTGTAGTTTAAATTGTGTGGAGTACTATTTATCGTAGTCCTTCCTTCTAGAATGCTCACTACTTCTGACATGGAGGGCCTTAATTTAGGGTCATGATGTGTACATAACAGTGCCAAATTCAAAAACATTTCCGCATCTTTCGCTGGTATGTCCATCTCCAAGTCTTGATCAATCAGCTCTAGAAGATGTCCTTTTTGTAGTGAATTATAGGCCTGTATGCCCAAGCCAAAGATGTCAGGGTAAATGCAATTGCAAATATGGTATTCTACCTCAGTGGAGATATAACAAGCAATCCATTACATTATTACCAACAGCAAAGAATATCTACTTACCAAATCTAGAAGGGATACATTTTCTTGCTTTGTTGTCCACTGAACTCTGTTCTTTCCAGTCATAAGCTCAAGGGCTACTACTCCGAAGCTGTACACATCTATTTTTTCAGTGACGGTTCCTCGTATAACATACTCAGGGGCCATGTATCCACTGCCAATAAATTAAAAGCAGATTAGAACATGGAATTAGCCATCGATAAGCAAATTTTCTAGCATTGCGCTCCATTAAGATCCTAATTACAATCCAAGAAATCTTAGGAAACGAAGttatatatgttttgttttccttacacTGTTCCTGCAAGTTTGCTGTTGATATGCGTGATTTCTCTATGGTAATGAGTAACCAGTCCAAAATCGGATATCTTTGGATTAAGATCTTTATCAAGCAAGATATTTGAAAGTTTGATATCTCGGTGGACAATCTTCATTTTTGGGTCATCATCGTGTAGGAATGCAAGACCATTTGCTATTCCTATGCAAATTCTAACTCTTGCTGGCCAGGTAAGTTTATTCTTCAAATTTATTGGACCTGAAAAGTGAATACCACCCGTCTTCTATAAATTGATGATTGTAACTTTCAGGAGATGATAAAGTTCAAACTATAATATTTGAGTAATAGTTACCAAATAAAGCTTTATTCAGACATCCATTTTCCATGTACTGGTATACTAATGATTGCTGGTTGTTCTC
It encodes the following:
- the LOC113342141 gene encoding receptor like protein kinase S.2-like isoform X1 — translated: MVNIIGADRFESDKEFESGYFTLKLLNAATQNFSHEKTWIGTGGWGSVYKGILPNGLNIAVIRIYISREDTIFEIQNAVMSTLRHPNVARLFGHCTLKKEVLLVYEYMENGSLDRALFGNENLKKKLNWHIRVQICLGIASGLAFLHHKDQSKSVIIHRDITPANIFLDKFLNPKISGFEFAMVFGEEDTHCSTRVIGTFGYLDPQYYIKGTVSEKSDVYSFGVVILVLMSGQKPFDFPTAHHKRNLLGTAHDLHRNGDLLSLIDEELKDSIPMKEATMLLHLAILCTNHSWALRPTMSEVVNIIEGKTIMKTPPVDPQYFEENNSEVMSDAERSSISAVTDLADQRFVSDHDDVYDENGGKATESSQAKVKEGFADSEFSNDFVSDLKAFLSEEGEVNTNPECVEPSEDAHKQFKTENFNLRYLEVATKNFSPANKIGQGSSGSVYKGVLPNGMMIAVKQLHNIPDQGKLNIANEVNVVSTLRHPNVVRLFGHCSENNQQSLVYQYMENGCLNKALFGPINLKNKLTWPARVRICIGIANGLAFLHDDDPKMKIVHRDIKLSNILLDKDLNPKISDFGLVTHYHREITHINSKLAGTVGYMAPEYVIRGTVTEKIDVYSFGVVALELMTGKNRVQWTTKQENVSLLDLAYNSLQKGHLLELIDQDLEMDIPAKDAEMFLNLALLCTHHDPKLRPSMSEVVSILEGRTTINSTPHNLNYTRRFNHTTESIADISICNLSSTSIHNENSNSTIGALDTNDGVAILHSSHVLSVEEQYRNDLEFHQELASDGSVLLNKETQIDVSLSQAIVAAYEPSRLNDAPTFPVDDQAPIREHKTKLEFVEPSFEEGKLYIECSDEEFQAGCDEWKNSLVGFFMGEEDYSDTDIKMAEELWEVKGKFSTFSIGNGFYLFKFGCAEDKIRVLESADLWQIQQRQLILREWDYKLNFDRTEMTSLPIWVKIYNLPLFLWNTCFLSKIGSGLGIPLYADRKTNNLERLAYAMLCIEVKPHTSLPENLIIVVRGMEYQLDIEYDLRTLKFANCSTFRNIDSEKKAMMQI
- the LOC113342141 gene encoding receptor like protein kinase S.2-like isoform X2, giving the protein MSTLRHPNVARLFGHCTLKKEVLLVYEYMENGSLDRALFGNENLKKKLNWHIRVQICLGIASGLAFLHHKDQSKSVIIHRDITPANIFLDKFLNPKISGFEFAMVFGEEDTHCSTRVIGTFGYLDPQYYIKGTVSEKSDVYSFGVVILVLMSGQKPFDFPTAHHKRNLLGTAHDLHRNGDLLSLIDEELKDSIPMKEATMLLHLAILCTNHSWALRPTMSEVVNIIEGKTIMKTPPVDPQYFEENNSEVMSDAERSSISAVTDLADQRFVSDHDDVYDENGGKATESSQAKVKEGFADSEFSNDFVSDLKAFLSEEGEVNTNPECVEPSEDAHKQFKTENFNLRYLEVATKNFSPANKIGQGSSGSVYKGVLPNGMMIAVKQLHNIPDQGKLNIANEVNVVSTLRHPNVVRLFGHCSENNQQSLVYQYMENGCLNKALFGPINLKNKLTWPARVRICIGIANGLAFLHDDDPKMKIVHRDIKLSNILLDKDLNPKISDFGLVTHYHREITHINSKLAGTVGYMAPEYVIRGTVTEKIDVYSFGVVALELMTGKNRVQWTTKQENVSLLDLAYNSLQKGHLLELIDQDLEMDIPAKDAEMFLNLALLCTHHDPKLRPSMSEVVSILEGRTTINSTPHNLNYTRRFNHTTESIADISICNLSSTSIHNENSNSTIGALDTNDGVAILHSSHVLSVEEQYRNDLEFHQELASDGSVLLNKETQIDVSLSQAIVAAYEPSRLNDAPTFPVDDQAPIREHKTKLEFVEPSFEEGKLYIECSDEEFQAGCDEWKNSLVGFFMGEEDYSDTDIKMAEELWEVKGKFSTFSIGNGFYLFKFGCAEDKIRVLESADLWQIQQRQLILREWDYKLNFDRTEMTSLPIWVKIYNLPLFLWNTCFLSKIGSGLGIPLYADRKTNNLERLAYAMLCIEVKPHTSLPENLIIVVRGMEYQLDIEYDLRTLKFANCSTFRNIDSEKKAMMQI